ACGCTCTTCCACCAGGCAACTGGCCAGGCGGTGGGTGGTGCTGCGGGTGGTGCCGATGCGCTTGGCGATCTCTTTCAGATCCCGCGCACCGGCCGCCACCGCTTGCACCACGCCCAGGCCACGCAGCAGGGTCTGGGTGCCGGTGGGGGCGGCGTCTTTGACGGGGGTGTGGGCGTTTTCCTGCATATCGGGCCTATGTGGTGGTACGAAAACGGCGAGCATTATGACCCAATCAGCGCTGCTTCATGCGGTCGATGATGACGGCCAATAGCAGGATCGAACCGCGGATCACATACTGGTAAAAGGTGTCGATGTTCTTCAGGTTCATCGCATTCTCGATGATCGCCAAAATCAGCACCCCGGCAATCACATGACGGATCATGCCGATGCCGCCGCTCAGCGACACGCCGCCCAAGACGCACGCCGAGATCACGGTCAGCTCAAAGCCCTGGCCAATCATCGGCTGGCCTGAGGTCATGCGCGAGGCGAGGATCACCCCGGCCAGGGCGCCGATCAAGCCGTGCACGGCAAAGATGATGATCTTGGTGCGATCAACATTTACGCCAGCCAGCAACGCCGCTTCCTGGTTACCGCCGATGGCCATGGTGTTGCGCCCGTAGGTGGTGTAGTTGAGCAGCCAGCCAAAGAACACAAAGCACAGCACAGTGATGATGATCGGCACCGGCACGCCCATCAGTTGGCCGTTGCCGAACACGAAGAAGCCTTCGTCCATCACGCCGACGGCCTTGCCGTTGGAGAAGATGTACGCCAGTCCACGCACGATCTGCATGGTCGCCAAGGTCGCGATCAATGCGTTGATACGCAGCTTGGCGATGACGATGCCGTTGATCAGCCCCACCACCAGGCCCATGGCCAACGCAGCGGACACGCCGAGCACCACACTGTCGGTGTCGCGGATCACAATGCCCGCGACCACA
The genomic region above belongs to Pseudomonas azotoformans and contains:
- the araH gene encoding L-arabinose ABC transporter permease AraH, with the protein product MSEVKTAKGFWPGFNQRKFLDDWVMLLAALSIFVLSALFIDNFLSPLNMRGLGLAISTVGIAACTMLFCLASGHFDLSVGSVIACAGVVAGIVIRDTDSVVLGVSAALAMGLVVGLINGIVIAKLRINALIATLATMQIVRGLAYIFSNGKAVGVMDEGFFVFGNGQLMGVPVPIIITVLCFVFFGWLLNYTTYGRNTMAIGGNQEAALLAGVNVDRTKIIIFAVHGLIGALAGVILASRMTSGQPMIGQGFELTVISACVLGGVSLSGGIGMIRHVIAGVLILAIIENAMNLKNIDTFYQYVIRGSILLLAVIIDRMKQR